The Henckelia pumila isolate YLH828 chromosome 2, ASM3356847v2, whole genome shotgun sequence genome includes a window with the following:
- the LOC140883185 gene encoding uncharacterized protein, with amino-acid sequence MASYLRQKWQSFQITSSGSQEQEEEEEDCRSSEQDEPTKIGIMRTLVEAQDPTAKDIDDLMLRRFLRARDLDVEKATTMFVKYLKWRKNFVPNGCISPSEIAENLGHNKLFMQGYDKTGRPIVVVFAARHKPTNVDEFKRFVTFTLDKICARMPNGHEKFTAIADLEGWGYTNSDVRGYLASLTILQDCYPERLGKLFIVHVPYIFMTAWKMVYPFIDKNTKKKIIFVDDKNLQSTLIQDIDETQLPDTFGGELKLIPIQDC; translated from the exons ATGGCCTCCTATCTGCGTCAGAAATGGCAGTCCTTTCAGATTACTTCATCCGGTTCTCAggaacaagaagaagaagaagaggattGCCGCAGCTCCGAGCAGGATGAGCCCACCAAGATTGGAATCATGCGAACCCTTGTCGAAGCACAAGATCCCACTGCAAAG GATATCGATGACCTTATGCTCCGAAGATTTCTTCGAGCTCGTGATCTTGATGTTGAAAAGGCGACGACAATGTTCGTCAAGTATCTTAAATGGAGGAAGAATTTTGTTCCAAATGGTTGCATATCTCCATCTGAAATTGCAGAAAATCTTGGCCATAATAAGCTATTCATGCAAGGATATGATAAGACTGGGCGTCCAATTGTGGTTGTCTTTGCTGCTCGACATAAACCCACGAACGTGGATGAGTTTAAGC GTTTCGTCACGTTCACTCTTGATAAAATCTGTGCTAG AATGCCAAATGGGCACGAAAAGTTCACTGCCATTGCAGACTTGGAAGGATGGGGCTATACTAACAGCGACGTCCGAGGATATCTTGCTTCTCTAACGATCTTACAG GATTGCTATCCGGAGAGGCTTGGCAAGCTGTTTATAGTTCATGTGCCCTATATCTTCATGACTGCATGGAAGATGGTTTACCCATTTATTGACAAAAACACCAAGAAAAAG ATAATATTTGTGGACGACAAAAATCTGCAGTCAACCTTAATTCAAGATATCGATGAGACTCAACTTCCGGATACATTTGGAGGAGAACTCAAACTAATTCCTATTCAAGATTGCTGA